The following are from one region of the Leptospira neocaledonica genome:
- a CDS encoding acyltransferase family protein: MKSYILSIFASKKGEIESLNGIRAIAILMVMANHLWVFEQRIMGEMPRWLSWFVENQTTIVDVFFVLGGFLNYGGVLQSYKRENSFPFSKFVVNRSLRILPAYYAALAFSYHYFYKQGQKLKYIQNPSRDLLWLINKGQKALDYVWADGIFLSNFFPRVLDVGWYISLEQQIYFLMVVLGPFFLFSKTKKTRVIILSILYIIPFLSRCYLYSKGQMNADALFWTQNRFDSMIAGMLLAEYVDYKPVGESLGKLKYYLIGIIAISFILISYSFGWKHFIRLTLANNFYNIALALIIYLAIQKEGIFKTILALPIFRPLSRITFTVYLWNIPLMGIATKWALEGEKIVTLSVLPKLYLICFGFTILASWPIFLLIEQPFIWWKEKSKVLENKNQTETA; the protein is encoded by the coding sequence ATGAAATCCTATATACTGTCCATCTTTGCGTCCAAAAAAGGAGAAATAGAATCATTAAACGGGATTAGGGCAATCGCAATTTTGATGGTAATGGCTAACCATCTTTGGGTTTTCGAACAAAGAATTATGGGAGAGATGCCTCGCTGGCTATCTTGGTTTGTGGAAAATCAAACCACCATTGTGGATGTGTTCTTTGTTTTAGGGGGATTTCTAAATTATGGAGGTGTGCTTCAATCTTATAAAAGAGAAAACAGTTTTCCTTTTTCTAAATTTGTCGTAAACCGTTCTTTGCGAATACTTCCGGCTTATTATGCTGCATTAGCTTTTTCTTATCATTATTTTTATAAACAAGGACAAAAACTCAAGTATATACAGAATCCGAGCCGTGATTTGCTTTGGTTGATAAACAAAGGTCAAAAGGCTTTGGATTATGTTTGGGCGGATGGAATCTTTTTATCCAACTTTTTTCCTAGAGTTTTAGATGTGGGCTGGTATATTTCTTTAGAGCAGCAGATCTATTTCTTGATGGTGGTTCTCGGTCCTTTTTTCTTATTCTCTAAAACTAAAAAAACCAGAGTAATTATATTATCAATCCTATATATTATCCCTTTTTTATCTAGATGTTACCTTTATTCCAAGGGCCAGATGAATGCCGACGCTCTTTTTTGGACCCAGAACAGATTCGATTCTATGATTGCCGGAATGCTTTTGGCGGAATATGTGGATTATAAACCAGTCGGAGAAAGTTTAGGAAAATTGAAATATTATCTGATAGGAATCATCGCAATTTCCTTCATTTTGATCTCTTATTCATTCGGTTGGAAACATTTCATTCGATTGACCCTAGCAAATAATTTTTATAATATTGCCTTGGCTTTAATCATCTACCTGGCAATTCAGAAAGAAGGAATATTTAAAACTATCCTAGCGTTACCGATATTTCGTCCTTTGTCCAGAATTACGTTTACTGTTTATCTATGGAATATACCTTTGATGGGAATAGCAACCAAATGGGCCCTCGAAGGAGAAAAGATAGTTACTTTGAGTGTTTTACCTAAACTCTACCTGATCTGTTTTGGATTTACGATTTTGGCTTCTTGGCCTATTTTCTTACTGATAGAACAACCTTTTATCTGGTGGAAAGAAAAATCGAAAGTTTTAGAAAATAAGAACCAGACTGAGACCGCATAG
- a CDS encoding penicillin-binding protein, with the protein MDYNPLNRKRFTILFILLCVFFSGLLVRVGYLVFFNDREIAFKNGERIGRGAIYDRRGIELALSIDSSTIGIYPGNVYDPNFTAVQISPYLDIPPEKIESLIREKSRYFLLKREIDDTTASRIMEMALPGVRREREFKRVYPHGSLAASLVGFTGMDDDKALSGLEYYYNQELMTPTEVDSARGANVHLTLDGLIQFKLEKALGKRFEETGAKRAVGVLMEIHTGRILAMASFPSFDPNRYSAFDEYTHTNWAIRHVYEPGSTMKIFLASILLNENLIHPNEKFDCPGYVDYGKTRIKCTHVHGKVNLEEILQYSCNAGIIKAAAKIPNDVLYEYMKRFRFGDRAGLLPNESVGYMPILNKWTPTTPMFMAIGQGISVTPIQLVASAASIVNGGRFITPRVVSHITDSYGEVLQEFQSEETPVGIKEYSTEKLLKAMTRVVQAGTGKNAYIQEYSIAGKTGTGQKAVSGRGYQDGLWSASFLGFFPADKPKVVGLILFDEPRGDSHTGGGLAAPVFREVVENIIPIIEQGERTVNVKLPKLERKPLTGKSERIPDLIGRSKREVVELLAPLGVPYKLHGSGFCYEQDPSPGSSYEGKRINVFFQ; encoded by the coding sequence ATGGATTATAACCCTCTCAATCGAAAAAGATTCACGATCTTATTCATACTATTATGTGTATTCTTCTCGGGACTTTTGGTTCGAGTCGGTTATCTAGTATTTTTTAACGATAGAGAGATCGCATTTAAGAATGGAGAAAGGATCGGAAGAGGAGCGATCTACGATAGAAGAGGAATAGAATTAGCATTGTCCATAGATTCTTCCACGATTGGAATCTATCCGGGAAATGTTTACGATCCGAATTTCACAGCAGTACAAATTTCTCCTTATCTGGATATTCCTCCTGAAAAGATAGAATCATTGATCCGAGAAAAAAGTAGATATTTCCTTTTGAAAAGGGAGATAGACGATACTACTGCAAGTCGTATTATGGAAATGGCTCTTCCAGGCGTTAGAAGAGAAAGAGAGTTCAAGAGAGTTTATCCTCATGGAAGTCTGGCCGCCAGTTTAGTCGGCTTTACAGGGATGGATGATGATAAGGCGCTTTCCGGTTTAGAATATTATTATAATCAAGAATTGATGACGCCTACGGAAGTGGACTCAGCTAGAGGTGCGAATGTTCATTTAACCTTGGATGGACTCATTCAATTCAAATTAGAAAAAGCCCTAGGAAAAAGATTCGAAGAAACCGGTGCTAAAAGGGCAGTAGGGGTTTTAATGGAGATCCATACGGGAAGAATATTGGCAATGGCCAGCTTCCCTTCGTTCGATCCAAACCGTTATTCCGCTTTTGACGAATACACGCATACGAATTGGGCGATCCGGCATGTGTACGAGCCTGGATCCACCATGAAAATTTTCCTAGCAAGTATACTTCTTAATGAAAATTTAATACATCCGAATGAAAAGTTTGATTGTCCTGGATATGTGGACTACGGAAAGACCAGGATCAAATGTACACATGTTCACGGAAAAGTGAATCTGGAAGAGATCTTACAATATTCCTGTAACGCAGGGATTATTAAAGCTGCTGCAAAAATCCCGAACGATGTACTTTATGAATATATGAAACGATTCCGTTTCGGAGATAGAGCGGGACTTCTGCCCAATGAATCCGTGGGATATATGCCGATCTTGAACAAATGGACCCCGACCACTCCGATGTTCATGGCAATTGGCCAAGGAATTTCAGTAACTCCTATACAATTAGTCGCATCCGCGGCTTCTATCGTAAACGGAGGAAGATTTATCACACCTAGAGTTGTCTCTCATATCACCGATTCCTACGGAGAAGTCCTACAAGAATTCCAATCGGAAGAAACTCCTGTAGGTATCAAAGAATATTCCACCGAAAAATTATTAAAAGCGATGACTAGAGTTGTCCAAGCAGGGACAGGAAAGAACGCATACATACAAGAATATTCTATTGCAGGAAAGACAGGAACAGGTCAAAAGGCAGTATCTGGCCGTGGTTACCAAGACGGATTATGGTCTGCGTCGTTTTTAGGGTTTTTTCCTGCGGACAAACCGAAAGTTGTCGGTTTGATTCTTTTTGATGAACCAAGGGGGGATAGTCATACAGGTGGAGGACTTGCAGCCCCAGTATTTAGAGAAGTGGTGGAGAATATCATTCCGATCATAGAACAGGGAGAAAGAACGGTTAACGTAAAACTTCCCAAATTAGAGAGAAAGCCACTTACAGGAAAATCGGAACGTATTCCTGACCTGATCGGAAGAAGTAAAAGAGAAGTTGTAGAATTATTAGCTCCGTTGGGGGTTCCTTACAAACTTCACGGAAGCGGATTCTGTTATGAACAGGATCCCTCTCCAGGTTCTTCTTATGAAGGAAAAAGGATAAACGTATTCTTCCAATGA
- a CDS encoding LIMLP_15305 family protein, which yields MTSNSPISQYVSRFKAEKGKILSFLSVFPFYGEVLKNHQYYEADRIARNELSKKLDSLKEPIRRIEENFVRERRMDLIGSTEVLLSIIERLKNEIIGASYGLNGLGTGFKATESELEALAEWDYSLIHHAEELSTKVKSPNFPPDVSVDTIRDWVSSFRSELDEFDSALKGRKDVFLKQ from the coding sequence ATGACTTCTAACAGCCCGATCTCACAATATGTTTCCAGATTCAAAGCGGAGAAGGGAAAGATCTTATCCTTCCTTTCAGTGTTTCCTTTTTATGGAGAAGTTTTAAAGAACCATCAATATTACGAAGCTGATAGGATTGCTCGAAATGAATTATCCAAAAAATTGGATTCTCTCAAGGAACCGATCCGTAGGATCGAAGAAAATTTCGTCCGAGAAAGAAGAATGGATCTAATCGGCTCCACGGAGGTCTTACTTTCCATCATAGAAAGACTCAAAAACGAAATTATTGGAGCAAGTTACGGTCTGAACGGGTTGGGTACTGGATTTAAGGCAACGGAGTCGGAGTTGGAAGCTTTGGCAGAATGGGATTATTCTTTGATCCATCATGCGGAAGAATTATCCACCAAGGTTAAATCTCCTAACTTTCCGCCCGATGTTTCAGTAGACACAATAAGGGACTGGGTCAGTAGTTTTAGATCTGAGCTAGATGAATTCGATTCTGCTCTAAAGGGTAGAAAGGATGTCTTCTTAAAACAATAG
- the lepB gene encoding signal peptidase I — protein sequence MKFDSEIIRTIRRSTFRWIKLSFPILFAIFFILYFRIFVIQFYLISGTSMMPSYKENDWVLVKKWGFPAQIGPWVLYILEPDVDRFDVLVLDGIGAELSLKRVVGLPGDFFRFSEGRILINDSSLEEPFLNSGYKTQAPSASILPVIGVSGNIGIGDSGRIPPGYVLVLGDNREFSTDSRNYGLIPFKKLRGKVIASF from the coding sequence ATGAAATTTGATTCGGAAATAATTCGTACGATCAGGCGTTCTACATTTCGTTGGATTAAACTTTCTTTTCCGATCTTATTTGCGATATTCTTCATTTTATATTTTAGGATCTTTGTGATCCAGTTTTATCTAATCAGCGGCACGAGTATGATGCCTAGCTATAAAGAAAACGATTGGGTCTTGGTCAAAAAATGGGGTTTCCCGGCACAGATCGGTCCTTGGGTTTTGTATATCTTAGAGCCTGATGTAGATAGATTCGACGTATTGGTTTTAGATGGGATCGGCGCAGAACTAAGTTTAAAAAGAGTGGTCGGACTTCCCGGAGACTTTTTTAGATTTTCGGAAGGAAGAATACTGATAAACGATTCTTCCTTAGAGGAACCTTTTTTGAATTCTGGTTATAAGACCCAAGCTCCTTCCGCATCGATTCTACCCGTTATCGGAGTTTCCGGAAATATAGGCATCGGAGATTCGGGAAGGATCCCGCCAGGGTATGTTTTAGTTTTGGGAGATAATCGAGAATTTTCCACAGATTCCAGAAATTACGGCCTGATTCCTTTCAAAAAATTGAGAGGAAAGGTAATCGCCAGCTTTTAA